CTCTGACGAAGATAATATATCTAAAATAAAAATATTCTAAGATGGATCCAATGGTGATTAAAAGATAAAGCAAAAGTAAGATCGGATAGCTCATTGGTGAATAGACCTTGGCCTCCCTTTCCTCGACTTCATAAGATTTAATGAGTCTTTTTATTCGGTAAGCCGTTGACAAAAGAAGAAAGACTACATAAAAATAGGTAAAGTTCAACTCTTCACCCCATTGGGTAACTACTCAGGGGGATAGACTGAAGACTGAAGGCTGAAGTTTAATAGCCTTTAGCCTTCAGCCTTCAGCCTTCAGCCTATTGTTATCCCCCTTGGCATACTTTTTAGCTATTAAAACCGCATTTTTTCCACCAAAACCAAAGGAGTTAGATAAAGCCACATTTATCTCTGCCTGGTAAGGTTTATTGGGCACATAATCGAGGTCGCATTCCGGGTCAGGATACTCATAATTAATAGTAGGGGGGATGATACTATTTTCTATCCCTAATATACAGCTTATCAACTCAATGCTTCCGGCCGCCCCTATGGGATGCCCAATCATAGATTTAGTGGAACTTACCTTTAATTTACGGGCATGGTCTTTGAAGAAACTCTTTATGATTAAGGTTTCCGTTTTATCGTTTAAGGGGGTGGAGCTTCCGTGGGCATTGATATAGTCTACATCCTCTGGTTTCAGACTGGCTTGTTTAAGGGCTAATTCAATGGCCCTGGCGGCTTGCTTTCCATCTGGGGCCGGGGCCACCATATGATAGGCATCACCCGTAGCGCCATAGCCGGCTAATTCAGCATAGATATAGGCCCGGCGATCCAGGGCATGTTGGAGTTCCTCTAATATTACAATCCCGGCCCCTTCTCCTAAGACAAACCCATCACGCTGAGCATCAAAAGGTCGGCTGGCATGTTCAGGGTCATCATTCCGTGAGGATAAAGCCCTCATAACCTCAAAGGAGGTTAAGATAATAGGTCTGATTGAGGCTTCAGCGCCACCCGCTATCATTATTTTGTTCTCTCCTTTTCTAATCCGCTCAAAGGCATAACCAATGGCATCACTTCCGGCCGAACACCCGGTAGAAAGAGTAAAACTTGGACCCTTTAACCCAAATTGTAAAGATACCTCACTTGAGCAGGCACCGGCAAAGATTATAATAGAGAGAAAAGGACTTACATACTTCGGGCCTTCTTTTAAAAACCGGATATGTTGTTCCTCGCCAAATCCTAATCCGCCCATACCCGCACCTATAATCACGCCAATCTTTTCTAAATCTTCCTTAGCCAAATCAAGATTAGCATCTTCTATCGCCATTTTAGTAGCGGCTATGGCAAATTGAGTGGTTCGATCGGTTCTTTTTTTACTTTTCCTGTCCATATAATTTAGCGGCTCAAAATCTTTGACTTCACCGGCTATCTTTACGGATAAAGATGAGGTATCAAAAGCGGTTATTCTACTCACGCCAGACCTTCCTTCACAGGTAGCCTTCCAGAAGGCCTCCTTGCCTGTCCCAATAGGGCTAATAATACCAAAGCCGGTAATGACGCATCTAAAAGGAATGGCTGGCGCCTCTTTTTTTGCTTTAGAGAAGGTAATAATTCCTTCTCTACCCTTACTTTTGGCGTTGTATAGCGCCTGGTTGGCATTATCAATCAATTCCTTGGGGGCAGCCGTATTATTGGCCAGGGCCGCTATTCCGCAACTAATGGTCAAGGAAATATTTAAGTTATCTTTCTGGCAAAAGGGGTGTTTCTTAATTCTGTTTTGAATCCTTTCAGCTAAGCGACAGGTCTCATCTTCCGCACTTTCCGGCAGAATCAGGACAAACTCATCGGCGCCCGTCCTAACAAGGATATCCTCTCTTCGGGTGTAATTTAATAAAATATCACTCATCTCCTTAAGGATAGCGTTGCCCACCACGTGGCTATGGAGATCATTAAGTCGTCTAAAATCATCAATATTAATTACCATAACCGATAAAGGTCTCCTCTTCCGAATGGCCCGAGTCATCTCTCCTTCCAACCTCGACCACATATAGGTTCGATTATGCAAACCGGTTAATTCATCAACCCTGATTAATTTCTCCTTCTCCTGCATTAAATTAATCATGCTATCTACCTTATCGAATAGCCGGCAATACTCCAGAATCCCCTTTTTCAAGGGATCAATAAGCACCTTGGCCATTTGGTCAATATCCGTTATATCTTCAATAGAAAACTTCTTTGTCTCTTCAAGTAATTTGAGAAATTTGTCCGGATCAACCTCTAATTTTTTAGCATAATCTTTATATTTATCCTCATCTATCGGCCCTTCTAAAATTCCGCCGCCCACTATAGCGCTAAAGACTTCTCCCCGAATAATGAGAGGAAAGGCAAAGTTAGCTAATCCGGCATGACATTTAAAAAAAGAAAAGCCTTCCTTTACCGCCCTTTCCCCAAAACAACTATCTGCATAAGAAGAAATACATCTTTGGTAACCTGTTCTGGAATTCAGGATAAGTTGACAGATAGGCGATGTATACTGCCTTTCCAGGACATTTTCTCCCGAAGGGCCAATAAACTTAATTCTACACCCAATGGTCTTCTCACAAAGCTCCTGGACATCCTCCCATTGGTTAAAAAGGGAGGTTAATTTCCATAAATTGGTAGATAAATCTTCTCTCTCCATTGTCCTTTCCCCCATGTAACTATTCAGCCACAAAGCCACTAAGCCACGAAGAGAATGATAGAATAGCCCCCGGATGACACAGATTTTGACGGACAACCACAAGGGTTGTCCCTACAGCCTAAGGACAGACCCGAATCACGGACACGGCTCACGGATTTTCCGTGTTTCATCTGTGTGCATCTGTGGCTGAACGGTTACATTATTGGTAATCTTTGTGTCTTAGTGGCTGAGTAGTTACTTCCCCATTTAGGTCAGGTGATCAGGTAATCGGTGAATCGGTGATCACCGATTACCTGATCACCGAAGACCGATTACCTGATTGTAACCGTTCAGGTATAGCTGCACGGATTAGCACGGATAAATAACACAAGGACAGAAGGCGGAAGTGTAGGGACAGGGCTTGTCCCTGTCCGTGCTTGTCCATGTCCGTTCCGTAGACGGACAACCACAAGGGTTGTCCCTACAGCCTAAGGACAGACCCGAATCACGGACACGGCTCACGGATTTTCCGTGTTTCATCTGTGTGCATCTGTGGCTGAACGGTTACACCTGATTTTCGACCCTATTTTTAATGGCCTGTAAGGTTTCGTCGGCCATCTTGTAAACAATTTTAGCTACAATCAATCTGCCAATAATATAACCCAGGAGAGGTATCTTTTTGTACTCAAAGTTATGGCTTAAGATTATCCTGGTTCCCCCCTCCGTCTCTTCAAGGCACCACTCGATCTCCATATCAGGAATGGGGCCTTCAACCTGCTTTGACTTGATCGAAGCCGGTGGTTCAAGCTTCACCTCTGATTTCCAAAAAACCGGTTTCCCTCTCACCTCTCCTTTTCTTTCAATCACCAGTCGGTTGTCTTCTTTTTTAACAATCTTCACCTCCTGGTAAGCAGGGATGAACTGAGGCCAGGCCTCAAAGTCGGAGACCACCGAGAAGACCTTATCACCAGGGGCATTAATGATGATGGTATTTTCTGTCCGAATCAAGATTACCTCCTTCTGGATGCTCGATACTCGATGCTCGATGCTGGATGCTCGATGCTCGATACTCGAGGCTCGATGCTGGATGCTCGATGCTGGATGCTCGATGCTGGATGCTCGATGCTGGATGCTCGATGCTCGATACTCGATGCTCGAGCATCGAGTATCG
The nucleotide sequence above comes from bacterium. Encoded proteins:
- the fabF gene encoding beta-ketoacyl-ACP synthase II, yielding MPFRCVITGFGIISPIGTGKEAFWKATCEGRSGVSRITAFDTSSLSVKIAGEVKDFEPLNYMDRKSKKRTDRTTQFAIAATKMAIEDANLDLAKEDLEKIGVIIGAGMGGLGFGEEQHIRFLKEGPKYVSPFLSIIIFAGACSSEVSLQFGLKGPSFTLSTGCSAGSDAIGYAFERIRKGENKIMIAGGAEASIRPIILTSFEVMRALSSRNDDPEHASRPFDAQRDGFVLGEGAGIVILEELQHALDRRAYIYAELAGYGATGDAYHMVAPAPDGKQAARAIELALKQASLKPEDVDYINAHGSSTPLNDKTETLIIKSFFKDHARKLKVSSTKSMIGHPIGAAGSIELISCILGIENSIIPPTINYEYPDPECDLDYVPNKPYQAEINVALSNSFGFGGKNAVLIAKKYAKGDNNRLKAEG
- a CDS encoding SRPBCC family protein codes for the protein MIRTENTIIINAPGDKVFSVVSDFEAWPQFIPAYQEVKIVKKEDNRLVIERKGEVRGKPVFWKSEVKLEPPASIKSKQVEGPIPDMEIEWCLEETEGGTRIILSHNFEYKKIPLLGYIIGRLIVAKIVYKMADETLQAIKNRVENQV